The proteins below are encoded in one region of Ursus arctos isolate Adak ecotype North America unplaced genomic scaffold, UrsArc2.0 scaffold_24, whole genome shotgun sequence:
- the FZD2 gene encoding frizzled-2 translates to MRPRSALPRLLLPLLLLPAAGPAQFHGEKGISIPDHGFCQPISIPLCTDIAYNQTIMPNLLGHTNQEDAGLEVHQFYPLVKVQCSPELRFFLCSMYAPVCTVLEQAIPPCRSICERARQGCEALMNKFGFQWPERLRCEHFPRHGAEQICVGQNHSEDGTPALLTTAPPPGLQPGAGGTPGGPGGGGFPPRYATLEHPFHCPRVLKVPSYLSYKFLGERDCAAPCEPARPDGSMFFSQEETRFARLWILTWSVLCCASTFFTVTTYLVDMQRFRYPERPIIFLSGCYTMVSVAYIAGFVLQERVVCNERFSEDGYRTVVQGTKKEGCTILFMMLYFFSMASSIWWVILSLTWFLAAGMKWGHEAIEANSQYFHLAAWAVPAVKTITILAMGQIDGDLLSGVCFVGLNSLDPLRGFVLAPLFVYLFIGTSFLLAGFVSLFRIRTIMKHDGTKTEKLERLMVRIGVFSVLYTVPATIVIACYFYEQAFREHWERSWVSQHCKSLAIPCPAHYTPRMSPDFTVYMIKYLMTLIVGITSGFWIWSGKTLHSWRKFYTRLTNSRHGETTV, encoded by the coding sequence ATGCGGCCCCGCAGCGCCCTGCCCCgcctgctgctgccgctgctgctgctgcccgcCGCCGGGCCGGCCCAGTTCCACGGGGAGAAGGGCATCTCCATCCCAGACCACGGCTTCTGCCAGCCCATCTCCATCCCGCTGTGCACGGACATCGCCTACAACCAGACCATCATGCCCAACCTTCTGGGCCACACGAACCAGGAGGACGCGGGGCTGGAGGTGCACCAGTTCTACCCGTTGGTGAAGGTGCAGTGCTCCCCCGAACTGCGCTTCTTCCTGTGCTCCATGTACGCACCCGTGTGCACCGTGCTGGAACAGGCCATCCCGCCGTGCCGCTCCATCTGCGAGCGCGCGCGCCAGGGCTGCGAGGCGCTCATGAACAAATTCGGCTTCCAGTGGCCCGAGCGCCTGCGCTGCGAGCACTTTCCGCGCCACGGCGCCGAGCAGATCTGCGTGGGCCAGAACCACTCTGAGGACGGCACGCCGGCGCTGCTCACCACCGCGCCTCCGCCGGGCCTGCAGCCGGGGGCCGGGGGCACCCCGGGCGGCCCGGGCGGCGGCGGTTTTCCCCCGCGCTACGCCACTCTGGAGCACCCGTTCCACTGCCCGCGCGTCCTCAAGGTGCCGTCCTATCTCAGCTACAAGTTCCTGGGCGAGCGCGACTGCGCGGCGCCCTGCGAGCCCGCGCGGCCCGACGGCTCCATGTTCTTCTCGCAGGAGGAGACGCGCTTCGCGCGCCTCTGGATCCTCACCTGGTCGGTGCTGTGCTGCGCCTCCACCTTCTTCACCGTCACTACGTACCTGGTGGACATGCAGCGCTTCCGCTACCCGGAGCGCCCCATCATCTTTCTGTCCGGCTGCTACACTATGGTCTCGGTGGCCTACATCGCGGGCTTCGTGCTCCAGGAGCGCGTCGTGTGCAACGAGCGCTTTTCCGAGGACGGCTACCGCACGGTAGTGCAGGGCACCAAGAAGGAGGGCTGCACCATCCTCTTCATGATGCTCTACTTCTTCAGCATGGCCAGCTCCATCTGGTGGGTCATCCTGTCGCTCACTTGGTTCCTGGCGGCCGGCATGAAGTGGGGCCACGAGGCCATCGAGGCCAACTCGCAGTACTTCCACCTGGCCGCGTGGGCCGTGCCGGCGGTCAAGACCATCACGATCCTGGCCATGGGCCAGATTGACGGCGACCTGCTGAGCGGCGTGTGCTTCGTGGGCCTCAACAGCCTGGACCCGCTGCGCGGCTTCGTGCTGGCGCCGCTCTTCGTGTACCTGTTCATCGGCACGTCCTTCCTCCTGGCCGGTTTCGTGTCCCTCTTCCGCATCCGCACCATCATGAAGCACGACGGCACCAAGACGGAGAAGCTGGAGCGGCTGATGGTGCGCATCGGCGTCTTCTCGGTGCTCTACACCGTGCCTGCCACCATCGTCATCGCCTGCTACTTCTACGAGCAGGCCTTCCGAGAGCACTGGGAGCGCTCGTGGGTGAGCCAGCACTGCAAGAGCCTGGCCATCCCGTGCCCCGCGCACTACACGCCGCGCATGTCGCCCGACTTCACCGTCTACATGATCAAATACCTCATGACGCTCATCGTGGGCATCACGTCGGGCTTCTGGATCTGGTCCGGCAAGACGTTGCACTCGTGGAGAAAGTTCTACACCCGTCTCACCAACAGCCGGCACGGCGAGACCACCGTGTGA